A DNA window from Anaerocolumna sp. AGMB13020 contains the following coding sequences:
- a CDS encoding FHIPEP family type III secretion protein: MTVRGFEERLMNLRKDGNYTQEELAMRLGVTPQAVSKWERGMGYPDIELLVALCRILNCSIDYLLEGENKVDFYEEAGLKPTQEILNNLLAEPVLLEFGIGLLGAASEESSKGFPEINEIRKRAAASLGILIPQVRIRDNTDLGQFTYRIWVYDTNLFEYSFEKEEAAAFGQIYKDLEETCIKYYGKILNKQLTKQLTDNLEEKYPEVIKGVIPDKVPLIQFQNILIHVYEKTGTIHNLIKIVELLDDLAGRSKRTEELAEEITKRLKER; this comes from the coding sequence ATGACGGTAAGAGGATTTGAAGAAAGATTAATGAATTTAAGAAAAGACGGTAATTATACCCAGGAGGAATTAGCAATGCGCCTTGGTGTCACTCCCCAGGCTGTTTCCAAATGGGAAAGAGGAATGGGATATCCGGACATAGAGCTGTTAGTAGCGCTCTGTCGTATTCTGAATTGTTCCATTGATTACCTGCTGGAAGGTGAGAATAAGGTGGATTTTTATGAAGAAGCTGGCTTAAAACCTACCCAGGAGATTCTGAATAACCTGCTTGCAGAACCGGTGCTGCTGGAATTTGGTATCGGTCTGTTAGGAGCTGCCTCTGAAGAAAGCAGTAAAGGTTTTCCCGAGATAAATGAAATACGTAAAAGAGCAGCAGCATCCCTTGGAATATTGATTCCTCAAGTCAGAATTCGTGATAATACTGATTTAGGACAGTTTACCTACCGTATCTGGGTTTATGATACAAATTTGTTTGAATATTCTTTTGAGAAAGAAGAAGCAGCGGCTTTTGGACAGATCTACAAGGATCTGGAAGAGACCTGTATAAAATATTACGGTAAGATATTAAATAAACAGCTAACAAAACAGCTGACTGATAATCTGGAAGAGAAATACCCCGAGGTTATAAAAGGGGTAATACCGGATAAGGTTCCACTCATTCAATTTCAAAACATCTTAATTCATGTCTATGAGAAAACGGGAACTATACATAATTTGATTAAAATAGTAGAGCTGTTGGATGATCTGGCTGGTAGAAGTAAGAGAACAGAAGAGCTAGCAGAAGAAATAACAAAACGATTAAAAGAAAGATAA
- a CDS encoding iron-containing alcohol dehydrogenase has product MMRYTLPRDMYYGKGALEQLKHIEGKKAILVLGGGSMKRFGFVDKVVNYLTEAGIETKLFENVEPDPSVETVMKGAEMMREFQPDWIISMGGGSPIDAAKAMWVFYEYPETSFEAIIQPFSFPTLRQKAKFIAIPSTSGTATEVTAFSVITDYAKGIKYPLADFNITPDIAIVDPDLAETMPKTLTAHTGMDALTHAVEAYVSTLNSPFTDPLAIKAIQMVFEYLPASYEGDMSAREQMHYGQCLAGQAFSNALLGIVHSMAHKTGAAFSTGHIPHGCANAIYLPYVIKFNAKTAEKRYAEIARSVGITGTDTECVKALCDKIDAYNVNLSIPKTLKEFGVNEAEFKEKVATIAELAVGDACTGSNPRTITPAEMEKLLTATYYGTEIDF; this is encoded by the coding sequence ATGATGAGATACACACTGCCCAGAGATATGTATTATGGCAAAGGTGCATTAGAACAGTTAAAACACATTGAAGGTAAAAAAGCTATCCTTGTTTTAGGAGGCGGTTCCATGAAACGCTTTGGTTTTGTGGATAAAGTAGTTAATTATTTAACAGAGGCCGGCATTGAAACGAAACTTTTTGAAAATGTTGAACCCGATCCATCAGTAGAAACAGTTATGAAGGGTGCTGAAATGATGCGTGAGTTCCAGCCTGACTGGATTATTTCCATGGGCGGTGGTTCACCTATCGATGCTGCAAAAGCTATGTGGGTATTTTATGAGTATCCCGAAACCTCCTTTGAAGCAATTATTCAGCCTTTCTCTTTCCCTACTTTAAGACAGAAAGCTAAATTCATTGCTATTCCTTCCACCTCCGGTACTGCTACTGAGGTTACTGCTTTCTCCGTAATTACTGATTATGCAAAAGGAATCAAATATCCTCTTGCAGATTTTAATATAACTCCTGATATTGCTATTGTAGATCCTGACCTTGCAGAAACCATGCCTAAGACTTTAACAGCTCATACCGGTATGGATGCTCTGACACATGCAGTGGAAGCATATGTATCCACTCTTAACAGTCCCTTTACAGATCCTCTTGCTATCAAGGCTATCCAGATGGTATTTGAATATCTGCCTGCTTCCTATGAAGGTGATATGTCAGCCAGAGAACAAATGCACTATGGACAATGTCTTGCAGGACAGGCATTTTCAAATGCTCTCCTTGGTATTGTACATTCCATGGCACATAAGACTGGCGCTGCTTTCTCAACCGGACATATTCCTCACGGCTGTGCAAATGCAATTTACCTGCCTTATGTAATCAAATTCAATGCTAAAACTGCGGAAAAACGTTATGCTGAAATTGCAAGAAGCGTTGGAATCACAGGTACAGATACTGAATGTGTGAAAGCACTATGTGATAAGATCGATGCCTACAATGTTAATTTAAGCATTCCAAAGACCTTAAAAGAATTCGGTGTCAACGAAGCAGAATTCAAAGAAAAAGTTGCCACTATTGCAGAACTTGCTGTAGGGGATGCATGTACTGGTTCCAATCCAAGGACCATTACTCCTGCTGAGATGGAGAAACTCTTAACAGCTACTTATTACGGAACTGAAATTGATTTCTAA
- a CDS encoding nitrogenase iron protein NifH gives MKKIAIYGKGGIGKSTTVSNLSAAMAARGLKVMQIGCDPKADSTRNLTGGSKIQTVLDVLRDNTDITLEDIVVEGDLGVLCVEAGGPVPGVGCAGRGIITAFEKLSELEAYERYQPDIVLYDVLGDVVCGGFAMPIRGGYAEEVCIVTSGEMMALYAASNIAYAVKSFGKRGYASLKGLIFNAKNIEREDELVSDAAREIDTDILFKIDRNPMIQKAEDLGKTVVAAFPDSALAEEYNKLSRIIFP, from the coding sequence ATGAAAAAGATAGCAATATACGGTAAAGGTGGAATTGGAAAATCTACTACCGTTTCCAATCTCTCAGCTGCCATGGCGGCCAGAGGGCTTAAAGTAATGCAGATAGGCTGTGATCCCAAAGCAGATTCTACCAGAAACCTTACGGGAGGAAGTAAGATTCAGACGGTTCTGGATGTTTTAAGAGATAATACAGATATTACTCTTGAGGATATCGTTGTAGAGGGAGATCTGGGCGTACTGTGTGTCGAGGCAGGGGGGCCGGTGCCTGGTGTAGGCTGTGCAGGCAGAGGTATCATAACCGCCTTTGAGAAACTCAGTGAACTAGAAGCTTATGAACGATATCAGCCGGATATTGTATTGTATGACGTATTAGGTGATGTTGTCTGTGGTGGATTTGCTATGCCAATAAGAGGCGGTTATGCGGAAGAAGTCTGTATCGTGACCTCAGGTGAAATGATGGCGCTTTATGCCGCCTCCAACATTGCCTATGCGGTGAAAAGCTTTGGCAAGAGAGGTTATGCTTCCCTTAAAGGTTTAATCTTTAATGCGAAGAATATTGAGAGAGAGGATGAGCTGGTAAGCGATGCTGCCAGAGAGATTGATACAGATATACTGTTTAAGATTGACCGAAATCCAATGATACAAAAAGCAGAAGATCTTGGGAAAACAGTAGTAGCAGCTTTTCCAGACAGTGCTTTGGCAGAGGAATATAATAAATTATCAAGAATTATTTTCCCTTAA
- a CDS encoding ABC transporter ATP-binding protein yields MKSGIQAENIVAAYGEKVIIEDLSISIPMGQVTTIIGPNGCGKSTFLKTLGRILGIKKGCIYLDGEEIHKLPTKELAKKMAILPQTPQAPDGLTVEELVAYGRFPYQKGLGRLTKEDKEIVAWAIDATGLTGLEDRGTSDLSGGQRQRVWIAMALAQETEIILLDEPTTYLDMAYQLEVLELLEELNKKHGCTILMVLHDLNLASKFADHMIAFREGRVMKAGSPFEVMNKDILKEVFEIDANIVNDPDSGRPICISYKLLNRLKKAVKKGA; encoded by the coding sequence ATGAAAAGCGGTATTCAGGCGGAGAATATAGTAGCAGCATATGGAGAGAAAGTTATTATAGAAGATTTAAGTATTTCTATTCCCATGGGGCAGGTCACTACCATTATCGGACCCAATGGCTGCGGAAAATCCACCTTTTTAAAGACCCTTGGAAGAATTCTGGGGATAAAAAAGGGATGTATTTATCTGGATGGGGAAGAAATACATAAGCTTCCCACCAAGGAGCTGGCTAAGAAGATGGCAATCCTTCCACAGACACCTCAGGCACCCGATGGGCTGACTGTGGAGGAACTGGTGGCATACGGCAGATTCCCCTATCAGAAAGGACTTGGAAGACTGACCAAAGAGGATAAGGAAATCGTAGCCTGGGCAATTGATGCGACCGGCTTAACGGGGCTGGAAGACAGAGGAACCTCTGATCTGTCCGGCGGACAGAGGCAGAGAGTCTGGATTGCAATGGCACTTGCACAGGAGACGGAGATTATTTTATTGGATGAACCTACTACATACCTGGACATGGCATATCAGTTAGAGGTACTGGAATTGTTGGAGGAACTAAATAAGAAACATGGCTGCACCATTCTGATGGTATTGCATGACTTAAACCTTGCCTCCAAATTTGCAGATCATATGATTGCCTTTCGAGAAGGAAGAGTAATGAAAGCAGGTTCACCCTTTGAAGTTATGAATAAGGATATCCTGAAAGAAGTATTCGAAATAGATGCCAATATCGTAAATGATCCGGATTCCGGACGACCTATCTGCATTTCTTATAAGCTTTTAAACAGGCTTAAAAAAGCAGTAAAAAAGGGAGCATAG
- a CDS encoding nitrogenase component 1 has translation MKERNKHGWLPLSKINARTVIPFSGIPEDPGRHCPMHTALSLIRNISGVSTLVVGSAECGYYSRYVMTDQKGRNGELHYVYELDAGEVVFGCRKGLLEALKEMDREGAEIIMLILTCVPALIGEDMEAVIKELEGKISAKLFFVDGAHFKYNGYYPGFLDTYSGLGLLYKEAALKEEANKGERNVNLLGALLGKEGNALKECLQEAGCNLLEVNLQTIVKAAEKINKGTLNVLLDANQSLLSEKLHKPEILLCKSFEAEAIRTAYQKLFDQLEIEREDQNFLHSSYQALKEKEKQAKEVLKGIPFIMTSQELLALPTAAYLSELGMEPKLLSVENLYETDLPWKEDILKHGNDPYLVTITENNNIGHWARDYNLFSIGHCLHIPKERVLFNPAVHRIFSLTGYERSIALLDRLLELAENMEEVPVKLQNNSKQLATDKAAVELQRPEQGSAEKAAVKQQRAEQESAEKAIVELQRVEQGSAEKAAVELLRAEQETTEKTTIKLKRSEQKVLKQPDNI, from the coding sequence ATGAAAGAAAGAAACAAGCATGGCTGGTTACCTCTTTCCAAAATAAACGCAAGAACGGTCATACCTTTTTCCGGTATTCCTGAGGACCCCGGCAGGCACTGCCCGATGCATACTGCGTTGTCCCTGATAAGAAATATAAGCGGGGTTTCCACCCTTGTAGTTGGAAGTGCAGAATGCGGCTATTACAGCCGCTATGTCATGACAGATCAGAAAGGGCGAAACGGAGAACTTCATTATGTATATGAACTGGATGCAGGCGAAGTGGTATTTGGCTGTAGAAAAGGATTGCTGGAAGCTCTTAAGGAAATGGACAGGGAAGGTGCAGAAATAATAATGTTAATTCTGACCTGTGTACCTGCATTAATCGGAGAAGATATGGAGGCTGTCATAAAGGAACTGGAAGGCAAGATATCCGCAAAGCTTTTCTTTGTAGATGGAGCCCATTTTAAATATAACGGTTATTATCCAGGATTTTTAGATACTTATAGTGGTTTAGGTCTGCTTTATAAGGAGGCTGCCCTGAAAGAGGAAGCAAATAAGGGGGAGAGAAATGTAAACCTCCTTGGTGCTTTATTGGGCAAAGAAGGAAACGCTCTGAAGGAGTGCCTGCAGGAAGCCGGATGCAATCTATTAGAGGTAAATCTTCAGACAATTGTAAAAGCAGCAGAAAAGATCAATAAGGGCACCTTGAATGTGCTTCTGGATGCCAATCAGAGTCTGTTATCCGAAAAGCTTCATAAGCCTGAAATTCTCTTATGCAAAAGCTTTGAAGCAGAAGCCATCAGAACAGCTTATCAAAAGTTATTCGATCAATTAGAAATAGAGCGGGAGGATCAGAATTTTCTCCATTCTTCTTATCAGGCTTTGAAAGAGAAAGAGAAGCAGGCCAAAGAAGTATTAAAAGGAATTCCTTTTATTATGACCAGCCAGGAGCTGCTGGCATTGCCAACCGCTGCCTATCTGTCTGAGTTAGGTATGGAGCCAAAACTTCTTTCGGTAGAGAATCTCTATGAAACAGACCTTCCCTGGAAAGAGGATATCTTGAAGCATGGAAATGATCCTTACCTGGTAACCATAACAGAAAACAACAATATAGGTCATTGGGCAAGGGATTATAATCTGTTTTCCATTGGACACTGCTTACATATACCAAAGGAAAGAGTACTGTTTAATCCTGCTGTTCATAGAATTTTTTCGCTGACCGGTTATGAGCGAAGTATAGCGTTGCTTGACCGGTTGTTGGAATTAGCTGAGAATATGGAAGAAGTACCGGTTAAATTACAAAATAATTCAAAGCAGCTGGCAACAGATAAGGCAGCAGTTGAGTTACAAAGACCAGAGCAAGGGTCAGCAGAAAAGGCAGCTGTTAAGCAACAAAGAGCAGAGCAGGAGTCAGCAGAAAAGGCAATTGTTGAGTTACAAAGAGTAGAGCAGGGGTCAGCAGAAAAGGCAGCAGTTGAGTTACTAAGAGCAGAGCAGGAGACAACAGAAAAGACGACTATTAAGTTGAAAAGATCAGAGCAGAAAGTATTAAAACAGCCGGATAATATATAG
- a CDS encoding FecCD family ABC transporter permease: MKKNNRKYILLLLLLSIPLMFFISINAGYTDLSLPDILRILTGGGSVKENLVVLQFRLPRIMVAVLIGAGFALSGCIIQGITRNPLADPGILGINAGAGVVVVIYVVLNGAVSFGSVFGLPFLSLAGALLTGGLIYSLSTRKTSGVSSMRLVLNGVAIQAGINSVMTMIIIRLDDSQHEFLAKWQAGSIWNSNWKFVTALLPWIVLGIVYLMLRARHLDILTMGDEISFGLGVRVAKEKYRLLFTAVALAAACVAVSGSISFVGLMAPHLSRKLVGSAHRILIPVCALVGGLLVLISDTIARTIIEPSEIPTGIVVSLLGAPYFVFLLVKERKKTVKV; the protein is encoded by the coding sequence ATGAAGAAGAATAACAGGAAATACATATTACTACTCCTGCTCTTATCAATTCCCCTTATGTTCTTTATCAGTATCAATGCCGGTTATACGGATTTAAGCTTACCGGATATCTTAAGAATTCTTACAGGCGGAGGTTCTGTAAAAGAAAATCTGGTGGTGCTGCAGTTTCGCCTGCCAAGAATTATGGTAGCAGTATTAATAGGGGCAGGTTTTGCCTTGTCCGGTTGTATCATACAGGGAATCACAAGAAATCCACTGGCTGATCCGGGCATTCTTGGTATTAATGCAGGTGCGGGAGTTGTGGTAGTTATCTACGTAGTACTTAATGGAGCAGTGTCTTTTGGATCGGTATTCGGGCTGCCCTTTCTGTCACTGGCAGGTGCACTGCTTACGGGAGGCCTGATCTATTCACTGTCCACCAGAAAGACAAGTGGTGTATCCTCCATGCGGTTGGTACTCAATGGTGTGGCGATACAGGCAGGTATAAACTCCGTAATGACCATGATCATTATTCGTCTGGACGATTCTCAGCATGAATTTCTGGCCAAATGGCAGGCAGGAAGTATCTGGAATTCGAACTGGAAATTTGTAACGGCCCTTCTGCCCTGGATTGTTTTAGGGATAGTATATTTAATGCTCCGGGCAAGACATCTTGATATTCTCACTATGGGAGATGAGATTTCCTTTGGACTTGGAGTAAGAGTGGCAAAAGAAAAATACAGATTACTTTTTACTGCGGTAGCGCTTGCTGCGGCATGTGTAGCCGTCAGTGGAAGTATAAGCTTCGTGGGTCTTATGGCGCCCCATTTATCCAGAAAGCTTGTTGGTTCAGCTCACAGAATTCTAATTCCAGTGTGTGCCCTGGTGGGAGGTCTGTTGGTTTTGATATCCGATACCATAGCAAGAACTATCATTGAACCGTCGGAAATACCTACGGGTATCGTGGTATCCCTTTTGGGAGCACCTTATTTTGTATTTCTGCTGGTAAAAGAGAGAAAGAAAACCGTAAAAGTGTAA
- a CDS encoding iron-siderophore ABC transporter substrate-binding protein has protein sequence MKKIVRIVAVTALSAMVLAGCSKANDNAQTAANNSTEAEATEVPATEEPAATEAPEETGDTSDSAVTPLQVEETTYPYTYTDGEGREVTIEKQPTKIAISYLPHWESLILLDAMPIGTTNAENYAKTWDAFKGYDLSSVVNLGDTDINLELLAELEPDIILQQSYNKEAIENLEKIAPVVVFGPQVKMDWRFSLREIGKVIGKTQKAEEVIAEVDQKLADARVKLQEKYNGKTVMLLSLMGEDEYYMAYRPDLYDSETGLGLNVPEGFTTNTQYEQVSLEALAQMNPDYLFVNVFDGDEAYFEELNNNNSVWKSLTASKEGHIYRLDGSGHAASAISTVYTVDTIIETLLGSE, from the coding sequence ATGAAAAAAATAGTAAGGATAGTGGCTGTAACAGCCCTTTCAGCTATGGTTTTAGCTGGATGCAGTAAAGCCAATGACAATGCACAGACAGCTGCAAACAACAGTACAGAAGCAGAAGCAACGGAAGTACCGGCAACAGAAGAACCGGCAGCAACGGAAGCACCGGAAGAGACAGGCGATACTTCTGATTCCGCGGTTACACCACTGCAGGTGGAGGAAACCACCTATCCCTATACATATACAGACGGTGAGGGCAGAGAAGTAACCATAGAGAAGCAGCCAACTAAAATAGCAATCAGCTATCTGCCTCACTGGGAGTCCTTAATTCTTCTGGACGCAATGCCTATCGGTACTACAAATGCTGAGAACTATGCAAAGACCTGGGATGCTTTTAAAGGATACGATTTAAGTTCCGTAGTGAATCTTGGAGACACAGATATCAATCTGGAGCTGTTAGCGGAATTAGAGCCGGATATTATCTTACAGCAGAGCTACAACAAAGAGGCAATTGAGAATTTAGAGAAGATTGCACCTGTTGTTGTATTTGGCCCTCAGGTTAAAATGGACTGGAGATTCAGCTTAAGAGAAATTGGTAAAGTAATCGGTAAAACACAGAAAGCAGAAGAGGTTATTGCGGAAGTTGATCAGAAACTGGCGGATGCAAGAGTTAAACTTCAGGAAAAATATAATGGTAAGACAGTTATGCTGCTATCCTTAATGGGCGAAGATGAATACTACATGGCATACCGTCCGGATTTATATGACAGTGAGACTGGTCTTGGATTAAATGTACCGGAAGGCTTTACAACCAATACGCAATATGAGCAGGTATCCCTGGAGGCACTTGCCCAGATGAATCCTGATTACCTGTTTGTCAATGTTTTTGATGGTGATGAAGCATATTTTGAGGAATTGAACAATAACAATTCCGTATGGAAATCCCTGACGGCTTCCAAAGAAGGGCATATTTATCGTCTTGACGGTTCCGGCCACGCTGCCAGCGCCATTTCAACCGTATATACAGTAGATACCATTATTGAGACATTACTGGGCAGTGAATAA
- a CDS encoding FecCD family ABC transporter permease — translation MKQKVENEMKGKRGVRAMFLIIVGCFFLLLSMLISITLGAATIPLSTVVDALLHFEADNLQHLMVVDLRLPRVISAALVGSALAVAGAVMQGMTRNPLADSGLMGLNSGAALAIAVCLAYGTNVSYNQIIISSFIGAAIGALAVYAISNLVPGGNKPMKLVLAGAAVSTFLVAMSQAIAIGNKMSQNLNFWTMGSVSGNSWNQLRVSVPVIIGGLIIAIVLSRKISILNMGEEVALGLGVKLSFVKTAGTIVVVLLAGTSVALAGSITFVGMLIPHFARFLVGPDYRLIIPLSAVMGGFLLVIADIGAKTLSAPSEIPIGALISLIGVPVFLYFARRQKGEL, via the coding sequence ATGAAACAGAAGGTTGAAAATGAAATGAAAGGGAAGAGAGGAGTAAGGGCTATGTTCTTAATAATAGTCGGCTGCTTTTTTCTACTTTTATCCATGCTGATATCGATAACTCTGGGAGCGGCGACTATTCCGCTGTCTACAGTTGTGGATGCCCTGCTACATTTTGAAGCGGATAATTTACAGCACCTTATGGTAGTGGATTTGAGGCTTCCCCGGGTAATCAGCGCAGCTTTGGTGGGCTCAGCGCTGGCAGTAGCAGGTGCAGTGATGCAGGGAATGACAAGAAATCCACTGGCAGACTCCGGGCTAATGGGACTTAATTCCGGTGCTGCGCTTGCAATTGCAGTCTGTCTGGCGTATGGAACAAATGTTTCTTATAACCAGATCATAATAAGTTCCTTTATCGGAGCGGCAATTGGTGCCCTGGCGGTATATGCAATCAGTAATCTGGTGCCAGGAGGAAATAAACCCATGAAACTGGTTTTGGCAGGAGCTGCTGTCAGTACTTTTTTGGTGGCTATGAGCCAGGCCATAGCAATCGGTAATAAAATGAGCCAGAATCTAAATTTCTGGACCATGGGAAGTGTATCCGGTAACAGCTGGAATCAGTTAAGGGTAAGTGTTCCCGTAATAATCGGTGGATTGATTATAGCAATCGTTCTCTCAAGAAAGATATCCATACTGAATATGGGAGAGGAGGTTGCGTTAGGCTTAGGAGTTAAGCTGAGTTTTGTAAAGACGGCTGGTACCATTGTGGTGGTCTTACTGGCCGGAACCTCAGTGGCACTTGCCGGCAGCATAACCTTTGTCGGTATGCTGATACCTCATTTTGCCAGGTTTTTAGTAGGACCGGATTACAGGCTGATTATTCCTCTTAGTGCGGTAATGGGCGGGTTCCTCCTGGTTATAGCTGACATTGGGGCCAAAACCTTAAGTGCACCCAGTGAAATACCCATCGGTGCCTTAATTTCCTTAATTGGAGTTCCGGTATTCCTATATTTTGCAAGAAGACAGAAGGGAGAACTCTAA
- a CDS encoding nitrogenase component 1: MGLYKQQPLPSGRMGALWTLGTIKDAVVLEFGSMGHMIYARRWFEQAGYNEEDVKLYVTHLDEKDIALGITDRIGRALDEILAEYRAEAVFLIPSSVPEVIGIDMEAICEELSYQYEDLPILFFPCGSFSYNYHKGIETALYELLKHLPVKVERTEELTCNIIGSCIDLHLFEQDAREIERILKGAFGMKVSCVLSTKADVKSIQSMGAAQVNLVIRSEGRKGAEVLKKKFGTPYLLGRPYGYKGTLGWIKQLEELTGLTADVKFIEEELREGRRAFENIAHMLEYFGDRAVFHAGGNADVVQGLREFACGELSLKEGIFWCDSKEYEQANLPFRTENELQLILEDMRTGILMARKEVQKKVQGNTSELVTERSINEWSFNPHTPPYVGFRGALNLCARWFEEIQ, encoded by the coding sequence ATGGGTCTATATAAACAGCAGCCACTGCCCTCCGGAAGGATGGGTGCTCTCTGGACTCTTGGAACCATTAAAGATGCAGTTGTGCTGGAATTTGGTTCCATGGGGCATATGATATATGCCAGGAGATGGTTTGAACAGGCCGGTTATAATGAAGAGGATGTCAAGCTATATGTTACACATCTTGATGAGAAAGACATTGCCCTTGGTATCACAGACCGTATTGGCAGAGCTTTGGATGAGATCTTAGCGGAGTATAGAGCTGAGGCAGTATTTTTGATTCCGTCCTCCGTACCTGAAGTTATTGGAATTGATATGGAGGCCATCTGTGAAGAATTAAGTTATCAGTATGAGGATCTGCCAATATTATTCTTTCCGTGCGGAAGCTTTTCCTATAATTATCATAAAGGTATTGAGACCGCACTGTACGAGCTTCTGAAACATCTGCCGGTAAAGGTTGAAAGGACAGAAGAGCTTACCTGCAATATCATTGGTTCCTGTATAGACCTGCATTTGTTTGAGCAGGATGCAAGAGAGATCGAGAGAATCCTTAAGGGAGCTTTCGGAATGAAGGTATCCTGTGTATTATCCACAAAAGCAGATGTAAAGAGCATTCAGTCAATGGGAGCTGCGCAGGTTAATCTTGTTATCAGGAGTGAAGGCAGGAAAGGAGCGGAGGTATTAAAGAAAAAATTCGGAACCCCTTATCTGCTTGGCAGACCTTATGGCTATAAAGGAACGCTGGGATGGATAAAACAATTAGAAGAGCTGACTGGTCTGACAGCTGATGTTAAGTTTATCGAGGAAGAGCTCAGGGAAGGAAGAAGAGCATTTGAGAATATTGCGCATATGCTGGAATACTTCGGTGACAGGGCTGTTTTTCATGCCGGTGGTAACGCAGATGTGGTTCAAGGTTTAAGAGAATTTGCTTGCGGTGAGCTTTCTTTAAAAGAAGGGATTTTCTGGTGTGATTCCAAAGAATATGAACAGGCTAACCTGCCCTTTAGAACAGAAAATGAGTTACAGCTGATACTGGAGGATATGAGAACGGGAATTCTGATGGCACGCAAGGAGGTTCAGAAGAAAGTACAGGGAAATACTTCTGAGCTGGTTACAGAAAGAAGCATAAATGAATGGAGCTTTAATCCGCATACACCACCTTATGTAGGATTTCGGGGGGCTTTAAATCTATGTGCCAGATGGTTTGAGGAAATACAGTAA
- a CDS encoding AraC family transcriptional regulator, producing the protein MDKDKLIQSFSEGIFKVDDFFIISVQPFTKIYDNYTKPEVCGLVIPLKGKAVFTLKGEAHELEPGIVLHAGPSMELDKKVVGDGIWEFALLHYYVSGPKEVKEYLENLHGRLYLNPACYNDLMTLVKQLHQVRRSPGALNEFRSKTLLYSIMEHLLSHGMDKKKNSDEDTVKELVDYINNQYDRNITVLELSEMAGMDVKRFSYLFRKLMGECPKKYITGFKINRAKELLIHDTISVSEISSMIGIEDSLYFSRLFKKYTDYSPSSFRETFGKNPW; encoded by the coding sequence ATGGATAAAGATAAATTAATACAAAGTTTCTCAGAAGGTATTTTCAAGGTAGACGACTTTTTTATCATATCAGTTCAGCCTTTTACAAAAATATATGATAATTATACAAAACCGGAGGTCTGCGGTCTTGTTATCCCCCTCAAAGGAAAAGCTGTATTTACGCTGAAAGGGGAGGCACATGAACTGGAACCGGGGATAGTTCTTCATGCCGGACCCAGTATGGAGCTTGATAAAAAGGTGGTAGGAGACGGAATATGGGAATTTGCTTTGCTGCATTATTATGTCAGCGGCCCCAAAGAAGTGAAAGAGTACCTTGAGAACCTGCATGGCAGGCTGTATTTAAATCCCGCCTGTTATAATGATCTGATGACCCTGGTAAAACAGCTGCATCAGGTAAGGAGAAGCCCGGGAGCTCTTAATGAGTTTCGAAGCAAAACGCTGCTTTATTCCATTATGGAACATTTACTGTCCCATGGTATGGATAAAAAGAAAAATTCTGACGAAGATACCGTAAAAGAACTGGTTGATTATATAAATAATCAGTATGACAGGAACATAACTGTCCTGGAATTGTCAGAAATGGCAGGTATGGATGTCAAACGTTTTTCCTATCTGTTTCGTAAGCTTATGGGAGAGTGCCCTAAAAAATACATAACCGGTTTTAAGATAAACCGGGCCAAAGAGCTGCTGATACATGATACCATCTCCGTATCAGAGATTAGTAGCATGATTGGAATTGAAGATTCGCTGTATTTCAGCCGCTTATTTAAGAAGTATACAGATTATTCACCAAGCAGTTTCCGTGAAACCTTCGGAAAAAATCCATGGTGA